Genomic DNA from Pseudomonadota bacterium:
ACCAAGAAGGTCACCCAAGACGTGGAGAATCGCCCCGCGCATATTCAAGCTTTGTTCGCCTCGACTGAGGGTGAACAGGACGGCGCCGTTGATCGCCAGCCCCAGTCCGGCGACCAGCATCACTGTGAGCCCCCCGACTGGGGTGGGGGTTTGTAATCGGCGAACCGCACCCACCACGATTGCTGAAACGATGGCCAGCATAAAAAGCCCGTTGATCAAGGCGGCAATCACTTCCGCTCGTCCCATGCCGAAAGAATGGCGCCGGGTGGCGGGGCGCCGCGCAATCACGGCTGCCAAGGCCGCAAGGCCCAGCGCGCTGGCGTCGGTCAGCATATGTCCCGCATCGCCCAGCAGCGCCAGGGAGTTGGCGAACCAGCCTGTGACGGCTTCGATGCCGGCGAAACCCAGCGTCAGCACCAAAGCGCGGACAAGCTGACGGTCGGCGCCGTTCGCCCCGTGATGAGAGTGCACATGGCTGTGGTCGTGATGATGAGAATGATGCATACCCGGTGCGTGTCACCCGTCGTCCGCTGTCCAGTCGCCAGACCGGCCACCCGATTTTGCCAGTAGTCGGATGCCTTCCATGCGCATGCCTCGATCAATTGCTTTGCACATGTCGTAGATGGTTAACAACGCCACTTGAACGGCGGTAAGCGCTTCCATCTCCACGCCGGTTTGACCGTGGGTTTGAGCCACGGCGGTGCAGTGAATGCGATTGGCGTCCACGGCGAACTCAACGGTAACCTTGGTGAGCGGAAGAGGGTGGCAAAGCGGGATGAGGTCGGACGTTCTTTTGGCCCCCATGATGCCAGCGAGCTGAGCGACCGCTAAGACGTCGCCCTTTTTGTTCTCGCCCCGCCTTATGGCCTCTACCGTGGTGGGTTGCATAACAATGGCGCCGGTGGCTTTGGCCCGTCGCGAAGTGACAGGTTTGTCGCCTACATCCACCATGTGGGCGTTACCTTGGGCGTCAAAGTGGCTCAGCCTTGACATAATGGGATGGTTCCGAGACTACCGCGAAGTGAGTACAGCATAGCCTTCATTGTCGGGCCTAAGGTGGAGCGAGTCCAGATGTGCGTTGTTTTGCCGGGCGGCGTGATCCATCTCGAGCCGGGTTGTTAAGTTGTTGTTTGCAAAATCCCCGTTTCCCGCGGGCCAGCCCGCGTGCGGTCTTGCCCGTAGCTTGGGCATCAGGGCATGATGGGAGGATTTCCAGTGGTCGATTCTCAAGGTTTCGTGTATGGCTATAAAAGTTCGGTTTTTTGCCTCCCTGCGAGAACAGGTGGGGATCGATGAGCGGGATATTGACTGCAGAGATTCCGCCACCGTCGGCTCGATTTGGGACCATGTCACTGGTCAGGCGGCCCGGCCGACCAAATTGCTGGCTGCCGTCAATCTCGAGTACGCGGATTTGGATCAACGGGTCCGTGATGGCGACGAAGTCGCGTTTTTCCCGCCGGTCACGGGAGGCTGAGTTGTCGATTGAGCTACTCGGCGAGCCGTTTGATCCGTGGCGCCGGCTCTCCGATCGTGACCAGGAACTGCGGGAGGCTGACCGGGGCTGTGGTGCGTGTTCGTCGTTCGTGGGGATTATGCGGCCGAAAAATGACGGACTTGCGGTTCGCGAGATGATTTTGGAATATTATCCGAAAATGACACAGCGCCAGTTGTCGAATATCGTCGATGAAGCCTATGAGCGCTGGCCTATTGAGCATATCGATGTCGTCCACCGGGTTGGGGCTATTCGGCCGGGCGACACCATTGTCTTGGTCGGGGTTTGGTCAGCCCATCGTGGGCCGGCGATCAACGGTTGCCGCCATATACTGGAGCATTTGAAAAGGCAGGCGCCTTTTTGGAAAAAGGAAATACTCACCGACGGGTCGTCACGGTGGGTAACAGGCAACACCGACGTCATTTACGAACAATAAATCTTAAGGTAGCGGGAGTCGTTATCAACTCCACATACAACAAGGCCCGCAGGCGCGCGATTCGTTGTGGACTGTCGTTTCGGGCGAGTCTGTCATGGTGGGTCAGTCAGCTCACCGGGGAGTGGTCGTACCGATGGGCGCGACTCGGTTTCCTATTCTCCACAGCTAACACAGACTCCATCATACCAGGGCACTCCTTTCAACTGCCCGTGCGCGGTTCGGGGTGGCGGCTTGAGAAAAGGGTGACGCGATGCGCTTGAACCAGGGGGGGCTGGGTTACAAAATCGCGTTGATCGTCGGCGTATTGTTTCTCTTCGCGGTTGCTTTCGAGTTCTTCCTGATCCGCTTCGTGATGCTCGATCATTTCGCGGAGTTGGAGGCCACCGAGACGCGGGGCAGCGTTTCGCGCGCTCGATCCGAACTTATGGACGCGCGGGAGCAGCTGGGTTACCTGGCCGAGATTTGGGCGGCACGCGAGGCTGTCACCGCTTTTGTTCGGACTCGTGACAATGAATGGGTTGCGAAACGATTCGACGGCCGGGTTATGCGTGATACGCGCCTGAGTTTGATCGCCATTACTGATTCTACCGGTCGCATCCTGTTCGCTCGGGTATTTGACCTCGCGCAGGGAACACCGAAGCCGGTGACCAAAGGTCTTTTGGCGAGTTTGCGCGCCTTCGGCGAGTTCTATCAGCATGAATCTGTTACTCGTGAGTTTCTTCAGATCGGTCAGTCGCCTTGGATGCTCGCCTCGGCGCCAGTATTGACCGATCAGCGTGTCGGCGGCTATGTGTTGGTCGGGCGAGAATTAAACGCAGCGGGACTGAAAGAGACCATCCGGGATTTATCATCGCCGCTGGCCGTGGTTCCTATTGCCGAGACCGGCGCGTCCTTATCTGAAATGCTCACCGCGGTTCCAGTCGGCACGTTGCCCATTTGGCTGCAAGCGCTCGATGACGCCACCTTGAGTGCGGTGGCGCCCTTGGATCGTCCGCAGCGGGATACGGACTTGGTCCTGAAGACCGAATTGCCTCGCAACATCTATTCGCAGGGACGACGGACGCTGTATCGCTTGTTGGTTGTCGGTTGGACGTTGACCGCGCTGATGGCGATCATGTGGGCTTATGTGCTGAACCGTTTGGTGGTTTCCCGTATCGAGCGTCTGACCGACCAAGTCCGCCGGGTGGGGGCTGGCCGTCAGCGGCAAGTTCCCGAGCAAGCGACCCGTCAAGACGAGTTGGGCGAGCTTGCTCACAGTATTAATTCCACGGTTCGCCAGCTCAACGACATCGGTAAGGCCTTGCGGCAGAGCGAGGCGCATTTTCGCACCTTGGCCGAATCCATTAACGCATGCGTGGTTTTGCACCGCGAAGACATTCTCTATTGCAATCCGGCCGTGACGGAGATGCTGGGATACACCGTTTCCGAAATGGTCGGACAGCCAACCCTGCGTTTCGTGGCGCCCGATGATCGTGAACGGGAGCAGGAGCGTATGGCCCGGCGCTTCAGAAAAGATAGCCTGGAGCGGCACCATGAAGTTCGTCTTTTGACCAAATCCGGCGAGGAGCGCTGGTTCGAGCTGTCCTGCGACCTGATCCAGTACGAAGGTCGGGACACGATACTTAACACCGCATTCGACATCACCCATCGCAAGCTCGCGGAGGAACGACTGCAAGACGAGCGGGATCGGATCGAGGTGACCCTGGCGTCCATCGGCGACGGTGTCATCAGAACCGATTTAAATGGGGCTGTCGACTACGTGAATCCCGTGGCCGAGACATTGACAGGCTGGTCGTTCGAAGATGCCAAAGGTCGTGCTCTGAGTGACGTCTTGACACTCTTGGACGAAGAGACCCGGCGTCCGTTGTCGAGTCCGGCGCAGAACGGCTTGGTCGATTCCAGTGAGCCTGAACGTCAGGGGCAGCTGGTTTTGGTCTCCCGTGGCGGTGGCGCGGAGTTCAGCATCGAGATTACCAAATCCGCGATCTGCGATGACTCGGGCGACGTCAGCGGGATGGTCCTGGCCTTGCACGACGTGACACAGCTTCGCGGCTTGACCAAGCGCATGGCCTATGAGGCGACGCACGACGGCCTGACGGGGCTCGTGAACCGGCCGGAGTTCGAGGAACGTCTGGCCCAGACAGTGGAGGCGGCGGAGCGCGAATTCAGCCATCACGCCCTGTGTTACCTCGATCTGGACCAATTTAAGGTGGTCAACGATACCTGGGGTCACGTAGCGGGCGACGAACTTTTGCGTCAACTCGCATCGAAGTTGAAGGCCAGTATCCGACAAACTGACACCATCGCTCGTTTGGGCGGTGACGAGTTTGGTGTGCTATTCCGCGATTGTTCGCTGGAAACCGCTCAGCGTTTGGCTGAAAAGTTGCGGAACGAAGTGAAAAGTTTCCGCTTCACCTGGGGCGAGAGCGTGTTGGATAGCAGCGTCACCATCGGCTTGGTGCCCATCGATCAGGACAGCGCGAATGCCACTGAACTTCTGAGTTTGGCCGATGGCGCGTGTTATCTCGCCAAAGAACGTGGACGGGATCGTATTCACGTTACACAGCGAGGCGATATTGCGCTGCGCCGCCAGCAGGGGGAAATGCGCTGGCTGCAGCGTATTCAGCGGGCCTTGGAAGAGCAGCGTTTCGTGTTGTTCGCCCAGCGCATCATGCCCTTGGGGCGTGATGGTGAAGGCGTGCCAATCAAGGAAGTGTTGGTGCGGATGGTCGACGAGCAGGGCCGTAAGATTCTGCCGCAGCACTTTTTGCCCGCCGCGGAGCGTTATCGCTTGATGCCGGCTATCGATCGATGGGTTGTCGGGCAGGTCGTGCGCGCGATCCAGCGCGACGCCCAAAACGGCGATGAGGGCAGTGTGTACTCCATCAATTTGTCCGGGCAAACGGTCTGCGATGACGGCTTTCTCGAATACGTCGTCGGCTTGGTCAAAGAATCCGGAATCCGCCCGGAGCGGCTTTGGTTTGAATTGACCGAAACGGCGGTGATTTCCAACCTCGCGTTCGCCAAACGATTCATCGAAACCCTTCGGCACATGGGCTGTCGTTTCGCGTTGGACGACTTTGGCAGCGGTTTGAGTTCGTTTGCCTATCTCAAGACCCTGCCGATGGATTTCATCAAGATCGACGGCCACTTCGTGCAGTCTTTGTTCGCGGGCAAGGTTGATCGGGCTCTGGTGGGGACCATCCACGAGATGGGCAAGGTGATGGGGATGCGCACTATTGCGGAGTTCGTGGAGAGCGAACGTTTGCTGGATGCGCTGAGACGTATCGGCGTGGACTATGCGCAAGGCAACTTTATCGAAGAGGCGCGTCCGATGTACTCCGTTGCGATGAACGCGACCGAGCAAAGTTCACCGGAAGAGTCCTAGCGAGTGCCACCCTTGGCGTGATCGTGCAGTCGGGTTCCTAGGTGCGCGAAGCCAAAAGAGCCGTGAATGGGCGTCACTCACGGCTCTTCGCTGTGGATCATTAGTCGGCGTTAGCTGGCTTTTCTTTGAAAGCGTTCCATACTTTCCAGGACTGCTTGTTCGGCTGCGGCGCCGTCAAGCCAATCTTCGACCTTCACCCACTTGCCGGTTTCCAGATCCTTATAGTGCTCGAAAAAGTGAGCGATCTGTTTCAGCAGTATTGCCGGAAGGTCATTTAACGTTTTGACGTGCTCATAAAGCCCGCCGTCGATTTTGGGCGCCGGTACCGCCAGCACTTTGTGATCTTCTCCGGATTCGTCGGTCATGGCCAGAATGCCGATGGGCCGTGCTTTGATCACTGATCCGGGGATCAATGGCGCGGGTGTGACCACGAGTACGTCGACGGGGTCACCGTCCAACGCCAATGTCTGGGGGACGTAGCCATAGTTGCAGGGATAGTACATGGCGGTGTTCATGATTCGATCGACCATCAACGCGCCGCTGTCTTTGTCCACTTCGTATTTGACTGGTGCGCCGCCCATGGGTATTTCAATCACGACATTGACCGCTTTGGGGGCCTCTTTTCCCGGGGCAATCCGAGCAAGGTCCATTGAGCACTCCGTTAAAAGGTTGGATGGGTGGAGGTGTTTTGAGAGGTTAAGGGGCACATTATAGCCGCAGGTGCGTCCAAAACCAGTGTATGTTGCCCAATATCGGCTGGCTTTGGGACAACTTTTGCGTCAGTTAAGGGCTTTTTGTTCCGTTGACTT
This window encodes:
- the ppa gene encoding inorganic diphosphatase, producing MDLARIAPGKEAPKAVNVVIEIPMGGAPVKYEVDKDSGALMVDRIMNTAMYYPCNYGYVPQTLALDGDPVDVLVVTPAPLIPGSVIKARPIGILAMTDESGEDHKVLAVPAPKIDGGLYEHVKTLNDLPAILLKQIAHFFEHYKDLETGKWVKVEDWLDGAAAEQAVLESMERFQRKAS
- a CDS encoding molybdenum cofactor biosynthesis protein MoaE encodes the protein MSIELLGEPFDPWRRLSDRDQELREADRGCGACSSFVGIMRPKNDGLAVREMILEYYPKMTQRQLSNIVDEAYERWPIEHIDVVHRVGAIRPGDTIVLVGVWSAHRGPAINGCRHILEHLKRQAPFWKKEILTDGSSRWVTGNTDVIYEQ
- a CDS encoding cation diffusion facilitator family transporter encodes the protein MHHSHHHDHSHVHSHHGANGADRQLVRALVLTLGFAGIEAVTGWFANSLALLGDAGHMLTDASALGLAALAAVIARRPATRRHSFGMGRAEVIAALINGLFMLAIVSAIVVGAVRRLQTPTPVGGLTVMLVAGLGLAINGAVLFTLSRGEQSLNMRGAILHVLGDLLGSVAALMAGIVVVFTGWSPIDPLLSLFICGLILIASLRLLREALNIIMEGVPGHLDMDVIGYALARIEDIRSVHDLHVWTLSSGHYALSAHIEIDHMDQWEGVLQRCREILHDEFDIDHVTLQPEPQLHVLRPMPFPDERREGPRTAADH
- the moaC gene encoding cyclic pyranopterin monophosphate synthase MoaC, with the translated sequence MSRLSHFDAQGNAHMVDVGDKPVTSRRAKATGAIVMQPTTVEAIRRGENKKGDVLAVAQLAGIMGAKRTSDLIPLCHPLPLTKVTVEFAVDANRIHCTAVAQTHGQTGVEMEALTAVQVALLTIYDMCKAIDRGMRMEGIRLLAKSGGRSGDWTADDG
- a CDS encoding EAL domain-containing protein yields the protein MRLNQGGLGYKIALIVGVLFLFAVAFEFFLIRFVMLDHFAELEATETRGSVSRARSELMDAREQLGYLAEIWAAREAVTAFVRTRDNEWVAKRFDGRVMRDTRLSLIAITDSTGRILFARVFDLAQGTPKPVTKGLLASLRAFGEFYQHESVTREFLQIGQSPWMLASAPVLTDQRVGGYVLVGRELNAAGLKETIRDLSSPLAVVPIAETGASLSEMLTAVPVGTLPIWLQALDDATLSAVAPLDRPQRDTDLVLKTELPRNIYSQGRRTLYRLLVVGWTLTALMAIMWAYVLNRLVVSRIERLTDQVRRVGAGRQRQVPEQATRQDELGELAHSINSTVRQLNDIGKALRQSEAHFRTLAESINACVVLHREDILYCNPAVTEMLGYTVSEMVGQPTLRFVAPDDREREQERMARRFRKDSLERHHEVRLLTKSGEERWFELSCDLIQYEGRDTILNTAFDITHRKLAEERLQDERDRIEVTLASIGDGVIRTDLNGAVDYVNPVAETLTGWSFEDAKGRALSDVLTLLDEETRRPLSSPAQNGLVDSSEPERQGQLVLVSRGGGAEFSIEITKSAICDDSGDVSGMVLALHDVTQLRGLTKRMAYEATHDGLTGLVNRPEFEERLAQTVEAAEREFSHHALCYLDLDQFKVVNDTWGHVAGDELLRQLASKLKASIRQTDTIARLGGDEFGVLFRDCSLETAQRLAEKLRNEVKSFRFTWGESVLDSSVTIGLVPIDQDSANATELLSLADGACYLAKERGRDRIHVTQRGDIALRRQQGEMRWLQRIQRALEEQRFVLFAQRIMPLGRDGEGVPIKEVLVRMVDEQGRKILPQHFLPAAERYRLMPAIDRWVVGQVVRAIQRDAQNGDEGSVYSINLSGQTVCDDGFLEYVVGLVKESGIRPERLWFELTETAVISNLAFAKRFIETLRHMGCRFALDDFGSGLSSFAYLKTLPMDFIKIDGHFVQSLFAGKVDRALVGTIHEMGKVMGMRTIAEFVESERLLDALRRIGVDYAQGNFIEEARPMYSVAMNATEQSSPEES
- the moaD gene encoding molybdopterin converting factor subunit 1, whose translation is MAIKVRFFASLREQVGIDERDIDCRDSATVGSIWDHVTGQAARPTKLLAAVNLEYADLDQRVRDGDEVAFFPPVTGG